In a genomic window of Brettanomyces nanus chromosome 1, complete sequence:
- a CDS encoding uncharacterized protein (BUSCO:EOG093430BF), whose protein sequence is MDIITITQPRQAHTAMNASVSDDDDVEMGDMQENMDINMNIDIDGSRAKAEKDIVVPGEMITDDPSWMRGHGTYFLSEKTYSAKAGTILRVNKLLSVIPFKGRYSPETGDHVVGRIVEVSNKRWKVNIGAEHDAILMLGAVNLPGGVLRRKSEADELQMRAILKEGDLLNAEVQSLFQDGSASLHTRSLKYGKLRNGVFVLVPSNLIIRAKNHAHDLPGGVSIILGVNGYCWIYKTKLNQHTSTGVEQSKLEAAIKSSVGGYKPGAGTVSITSLEEQSSWDIYSDKNDAISNSIKETISRYKNCLLALSHCNISINETRLAKAYEISLGYGDVNSLVNYDTQQYIGDDLINSEKMRGSE, encoded by the exons ATGGATATTATAACAATTACACAGCCTAGACAGGCACATACAGCAATGAATGCATCAGtcagtgatgatgatgatgtagAGATGGGAGATATGCAAGAAAATATGGACATTAATATGaatattgatattgatggCAGCAGAGCCAAGGCAGAAAAGGATATAGTTGTTCCTGGAGAGATGATTACAGACGACCCAAGCTGGATGAGAGGCCACGGCACTTACTTTTTGAGTGAAAAGACTTATTCAGCAAAGGCGGGTACTATTCTCAGGGTGAACAAATTATTGAGTGTGATTCCATTTAAGGGAAGATACAGCCCGGAGACAGGAGATCATGTGGTAGGACGTATTGTTGAAGTGAGTAACAAGCGATGGAAAGTGAACATTGGTGCTGAGCACGATGCCATTTTAATGCTAGGAGCAGTGAACTTACCTGGAGGGGTGTTGAGACGTAAGTCTGAAGCTGACGAGTTACAGATGCGTGCCATATTAAAGGAAGGAGATCTTCTTAATGCCGAAGTGCAATCACTATTTCAAGATGGTTCTGCATCTTTACACACTCGTTCGTTGAAATACGGAAAATTGAGGAACGGAGTGTTTGTGCTAGTTCCTAGCAATTTAATAATTAGAGCTAAGAACCACGCCCATGACTTGCCCGGAGGTGTGAGTATTATCTTGGGAGTCAATGGATACTGTTGGATATACAAAACTAAGCTGAATCAACACACGTCTACTGGGGTTGAGCAATCCAAGTTAGAGGCTGCCATTAAAAGTTCTGTTGGCGGTTACAAGCCAGGCGCGGGAACCGTATCCATAACAAGTCTTGAAGAGCAGTCTTCCTGGGACATTTATAGCGATAAAAATGACGCCATCTCTAACAGTATCAAGGAAACAATTTCCAGATACAAAAACTGTTTATTGGCGTTGAGTCACTGTAACATCTCAATCAATGAAACTAGGCTTGCCAAAGCATACGAGATCAGTCTTGGATATGGTGATGTTAATAGTTTGGTCAACTACGATACCCAGCAATACATAGGAGACGATTTGATTAATAGTGAGAAGATGAGAGG TTCGGAATAA
- a CDS encoding uncharacterized protein (MEROPS:MER0002882) has protein sequence MDLRIDDQARIRHRSNLVTTISAVTVRSIALQQFDLVEAKQADLVRQRDDKLLAKEASNSLHSLSQEKIDSDLVLAWIDISLNYVNILKFLSDNHYFDSGKQREILVELYCYNYIVLHYVFPNLKMCHEDLLMVENLSQLSQQFIITPSYKQDLQVLVKICDELIDPRKLKSTPSDYYPTEDDTSSIPTGEVTCITVDEISKLLEDELILIDLREFKEFIRSVTTPGFTLSIVNVDPKLVMRSLNFGQVLDGMRTGNIDSFRKMTGMRTYAYVIYYSGNRQATNLERKFDSLLKAYLLNFSTQVFWLQGGYSSLESMRGKENISNTFDRKLSYSDTFDEYTKQASLTVPAPAPLEMPPIPQGLQQQRQQQQQQRVFNQSPQVPHPSTLIPVGSVGYTGSMGPPIVPLVGLYNYGSTCYVNSMLQCLFTTSYFRNLFMNKDKFMTILRNEKNSLSLSFHQLFVDFFQANGYYVVKPGRFLRQCSNLKPNFNIPYEQQDTSQFLYFLMGRLHDELKIEDTPRNREVFSTRDNETDPFSMYSTRNEYRKWHDSMMKNEGVSPINGLFQIQQETCLKCGRCGYKSFNYDYSSMMHLNLNGKEYHLNDLIMKNLTVEEISERLGNAWNCPACEKMAKKLKFLESRCMDNMEMESDNSNDSESSSGRKRNFLKLNRKENPKNRQSGYLEATRNPESLDGREKEEYSKLKSVLSKPSIAFRSTAFIKLPKVLIIYLAKFDLYQNKLNNINLKFPKTLKFKLYRNGEGVNYQYKLISWIDHLGNSITSGHYTAVISRENRWFYCDDENIRGVNYDSVNEIGDPDAYVLFYGLR, from the exons ATGG ATCTTAGAATAGATGATCAAGCACGCATACGGCATCGTTCCAATTTGGTTACGACTATTTCTGCCGTCACCGTTCGGAGCATCGCTTTGCAGCAGtttgatcttgttgaagctaAGCAGGCAGACCTAGTGAGACAACGGGACGATAAACTACTTGCAAAGGAAGCTTCAAACAGTTTGCATTCACTCTCTCAAGAGAAGATCGACTCAGATCTTGTACTAGCTTGGATTGATATCTCTTTAAACTACGTGAACATTCTCAAATTTCTTTCCGACAACCATTACTTTGACAGCGGGaaacaaagagaaatatTGGTCGAATTATACTGCTACAACTACATAGTTCTTCACTATGTATTTCCCAATTTAAAGATGTGCCACGAAGATCTGCTGATGGTTGAGAATCTAAGTCAACTGTCACAGCAGTTTATCATTACCCCTAGTTACAAACAAGATCTCCAAGTGCTTGTTAAGATTTGTGATGAACTGATTGATCCTAGAAAGCTCAAGTCCACTCCTTCCGATTATTATCCTACCGAGGATGACACTTCTTCCATACCTACAGGTGAAGTTACCTGCATAACAGTGGATGAGATCTCAAAATTACTCGAAGACGAACTGATATTGATTGATCTGCGAGAATTTAAGGAGTTCATTAGGAGTGTAACTACTCCGGGCTTTACCTTGTCCATAGTGAATGTTGATCCTAAACTTGTTATGCGTTCGTTGAACTTTGGACAGGTTTTAGATGGCATGAGAACGGGGAATATTGACTCTTTCAGGAAGATGACTGGCATGAGGACCTATGCTTACGTCATTTATTATTCGGGGAATCGCCAGGCAACTAATTTAGAAAGGAAGTTTGATTCCTTACTTAAGGCTTATCTTTTGAACTTTTCTACTCAGGTCTTTTGGCTCCAAGGAGGCTATTCGTCCCTTGAGTCGATGCGAGGTAAGGAAAATATTTCTAACACATTCGATAGAAAGCTATCATATTCTGACACTTTTGATGAATATACTAAGCAGGCTTCTTTGACTGTACCAGCACCCGCTCCTTTGGAGATGCCTCCGATTCCACAGGGTttacagcagcagcggcaacaacaacaacaacagagGGTCTTCAATCAGTCGCCTCAAGTACCTCATCCCTCGACATTGATACCAGTGGGTTCTGTAGGATATACAGGATCTATGGGACCTCCCATTGTTCCGTTGGTTGGCCTCTACAATTACGGAAGCACTTGTTACGTGAACTCGATGCTTCAATGCTTATTTACTACTTCCTACTTCCGTAACTTGTTCATGAATAAGGACAAGTTCATGACAATTCTAAGGAACGAAAAGAACTCTCTATCGTTGTCTTTCCATCAGCTTTTTGTGGACTTCTTCCAGGCTAATGGATATTATGTGGTGAAACCCGGAAGGTTTCTTAGACAGTGCTCGAATTTGAAGCCTAATTTCAATATTCCCTACGAACAGCAAGACACTTCTCAATTTTTGTACTTCCTTATGGGAAGATTACATGATGAACTAAAAATAGAAGATACACCTAGAAACAGGGAAGTGTTTAGTACGAGAGATAATGAGACAGATCCATTTTCAATGTATTCTACTAGAAATGAATACAGAAAATGGCATGACTCGATGATGAAGAACGAAGGCGTGTCACCAATAAATGGATTGTTCCAGATTCAGCAGGAAACCTGCCTGAAGTGTGGTAGATGCGGATACAAATCGTTCAATTATGATTATAGCTCGATGATGCATCTCAATCTCAACGGAAAGGAGTATCATTTGAACGATCTTATTATGAAGAATCTTACAGTGGAAGAAATCAGTGAAAGATTGGGGAACGCATGGAACTGTCCTGCATGTGAAAAGATGGCTAAGAAGCTAAAGTTCCTAGAGAGTCGTTGTATGGATAAcatggagatggagagtGACAATTCGAACGATTCTGAGTCGTCTtcaggaagaaagaggaactTCCTCAAGTTAAATCGGAAGGAAAATCCTAAAAATAGGCAATCTGGCTACTTGGAGGCTACAAGGAATCCCGAGTCATTGGATGgcagagaaaaagaagaatactCAAAGCTCAAGTCTGTGCTTTCTAAACCTAGCATTGCGTTCAGATCAACTGCTTTCATCAAGCTTCCAAAAGTACTCATCATATATTTGGCAAAGTTTGATCTTTACCAGAACAAATTGAACAACATCAATCTTAAATTCCCGAAAACGTTGAAATTTAAGCTTTATAGGAATGGAGAGGGGGTCAACTATCAGTACAAGTTGATTTCATGGATCGATCATTTAGGAAATTCGATAACTTCGGGTCATTACACGGCGGTTATCAGTAGGGAAAATCGCTGGTTTTATTGCGACGATGAGAATATCAGGGGAGTTAACTACGATTCTGTGAACGAAATAGGAGATCCGGACGCATATGTGTTATTCTATGGTTTGagatag
- the GSY1 gene encoding glycogen synthase isoform 1 (CAZy:GT3) — protein sequence MTQVANRVGGIYSVLKSKAPVTVAEYKDRYALIGPLNQKSATVEVEELPVTDPALKATLDSMYHRGIRYLYGRWLIEGAPRVILFDLESASHFLNEWKSDLWSAAGIPSPTNDTETNDAVLLGYLTAWFMGELCCHETERAIILHAHEWLASVAIPLCRQRKIDCATIFTTHATLLGRYLCAGSVDFYNNLDKFDVDYEAGKRGIYHRYCIERAAAHSADVFTTVSHITAYEAEHLLKRKPDGVLPNGLNVIKFQAVHEFQNLHAEKKEKINEFVRGHFYGQLDFSLDNTLYFFIAGRYEYRNKGVDLFIESLARLNHKLKEVGSKMTVVAFIIMPASTRSYTVETLRGQAVVRQLEASIHDIQHSMGRRLSEWCQNPRHCSSRAQIELPSLDDLLRPSDRVLLKRRMFALKRDTLPPIVTHNMVDDANDPILNQIRTCQLFNRKDDRVKIIFHPEFLNSSNPVLPLDYDEFVRGCHMGVFPSYYEPWGYTPAECTVMGIPSITTNLSGFGCYMEDLIENSVDYGIYIVDRRMKSVEDSINQMVDMMFDFCKKTRRQRINQRNRVERLSDLLDWRRMGLEYVKARTLALKRAYPDQFSQGSNPFDSDDAKISRPLSVPGSPRDRLANGAMTPGDLGTLQESNETGFMPWLSKGDGEENDVTLRGSSVSASPRHSISEN from the exons ATGACCC AGGTGGCTAACCGTGTTGGTGGTATCTACTCTGTTTTGAAGTCCAAAGCTCCCGTTACTGTTGCAGAATATAAGGATCGCTATGCTTTAATTGGACCTCTTAATCAGAAATCTGCCACGGTCGAGGTCGAAGAACTTCCAGTTACAGATCCAGCCCTCAAAGCTACCCTCGACTCAATGTATCATAGAGGAATTAGATATCTTTATGGTCGTTGGTTGATTGAAGGTGCTCCCCGGGTCATTCTTTTTGACTTGGAGTCTGCTTCTCACTTTCTCAATGAGTGGAAATCCGATCTTTGGAGTGCTGCCGGTATCCCAAGTCCAACCAATGATACTGAAACTAATGATGCGGTCCTTCTTGGATACCTGACCGCATGGTTTATGGGCGAATTATGCTGCCATGAAACTGAACGTGCTATCATTTTGCATGCCCATGAATGGTTGGCTAGCGTCGCAATTCCTCTTTGTagacagagaaagattGATTGTGCTACCATATTCACCACTCATGCAACTTTGCTCGGTCGGTATCTCTGTGCTGGTTCTGTCGACTTTTATAATAACTTAGACAAGTTCGACGTTGATTACGAAGCCGGTAAGCGTGGTATCTATCACCGATACTGTATAGAGAGGGCTGCTGCTCATTCCGCGGATGTGTTCACGACCGTGTCCCATATTACTGCTTATGAGGCCGAACATTTGCTTAAACGGAAACCTGATGGTGTTTTACCCAATGGCTTGAACGTTATAAAGTTCCAAGCCGTCCACGAATTCCAGAACTTGCATGctgagaaaaaggagaaaattAATGAATTCGTTCGTGGTCATTTCTACGGACAGCTGGACTTCAGTCTCGATAACACACTTTACTTCTTTATTGCTGGACGTTACGAGTATCGTAACAAGGGGGTCGATTTATTTATCGAGTCCCTAGCTCGTCTCAATCacaaattgaaggaggtgGGATCCAAGATGACCGTGGTtgctttcatcatcatgcCTGCGTCTACTCGTTCTTATACTGTCGAAACGCTTCGTGGTCAAGCCGTGGTTCGTCAACTGGAAGCTTCTATTCATGATATTCAGCATTCCATGGGTCGCAGACTGTCCGAGTGGTGTCAAAATCCACGTCATTGTTCCAGCCGTGCTCAGATTGAATTACCATCTTTGGATGATCTTCTAAGACCTTCTGATCGTGTTCTTTTAAAGCGTCGTATGTTtgctttgaagagagataCTCTGCCTCCTATTGTGACCCATAATATGGTTGACGATGCCAATGATCCTATTCTTAACCAGATTAGAACTTGCCAACTGTTCAACCGCAAGGATGACCGCGTTAAGATTATTTTCCATCCAGAATTCCTAAACTCTTCGAATCCTGTGCTTCCATTGGACTATGATGAATTTGTTAGAGGCTGCCATATGGGAGTTTTCCCATCTTATTATGAACCTTGGGGTTACACTCCTGCAGAATGTACCGTTATGGGTATTCCTTCTATCACCACCAATTTGTCTGGATTTGGTTGTTATATGGAGGATCTAATTGAAAACTCTGTTGATTATGGTATCTACATTGTGGACAGAAGAATGAAGTCTGTCGAAGATTCTATTAACCAAATGGTTGATATGATGTTTGACTTCTGTAAGAAGACACGCAGACAACGTATTAACCAGAGAAATAGAGTGGAACGACTCAGTGATTTACTGGATTGGCGTAGGATGGGTCTTGAGTATGTTAAGGCCAGAACTTTGGCTCTGAAGAGAGCCTATCCAGATCAGTTCTCCCAAGGTAGTAATCCATTTGACAGCGATGATGCCAAGATCTCCAGACCTTTGAGTGTTCCTGGATCTCCAAGAGATCGACTAGCCAACGGCGCTATGACTCCGGGTGACTTGGGTACTCTTCAAGAGTCTAACGAGACAGGATTTATGCCCTGGCTCAGTAAGGGAGACggagaagagaacgatGTTACATTACGTGGTAGCAGTGTGAGTGCATCTCCTCGTCACAGTATTTCGGAAAACTAG
- a CDS encoding uncharacterized protein (BUSCO:EOG093441XW), producing the protein MSSPKRRIETDVMKLLMSDYEVTLINDNMQEFFVNFMGPKDSPYEGGMWKIHVELPDQYPYKSPSIGFQNKIFHPNIDEASGSVCLDVINQTWSPMFDMFNIFEEFIPQLLNYPNASDPLNGDASSLYLRDKSKYLEKVKTYVKRYANPDDVRNNHNGNYKNKDDINDNEKDDDVDDEELSSVDATSDDDDDDDEDEDEDEEEEQEEEEEEDGPNQDSDNDYRENMKGDDGDYDDLNDLDELEDEEEDEDEVAGRMDL; encoded by the exons ATGAG CTCTCctaagagaagaattgaaacAGATGTAATGAAGTTGCTCATGAGCGACTATGAGGTGACCTTGATTAACGATAACATGCAGGAGTTTTTTGTAAACTTCATGGGACCCAAGGATTCCCCCTATGAAGGAGGCATGTGGAAAATTCATGTTGAATTACCTGACCAATACCCTTACAAATCACCCTCAATAGGTTTCCAGAACAAGATCTTCCATCCGAACATCGACGAGGCATCAGGTTCTGTATGCCTTGACGTTATTAATCAAACCTGGTCTCCAATGTTTGACATGTTCAACATTTTTGAGGAATTCATACCACAACTACTTAATTATCCTAATGCTTCCGATCCTCTTAATGGtgatgcttcttctctgtatCTCAGAGATAAGAGTAAGTATCTAGAGAAGGTTAAGACTTATGTGAAGCGTTATGCCAATCCGGATGATGTGAGGAACAATCATAATGGCAACTACAAAAACAAAGATGATATCAATGACAACgagaaggatgatgatgtcgatgatgaagagttgagCAGTGTTGATGCCACTagcgatgatgacgatgacgatgacgaagatgaagacgaagacgaagaagaagaacaagaggaagaagaagaagaagatggacCCAATCAAGACTCTGATAATGATTACAGGGAGAACAtgaaaggagatgatggagattATGACGACCTTAATGATCTGGATGAgctggaagatgaagaagaagatgaagatgaggtGGCGGGAAGAATGGATCTTTAA